In Euphorbia lathyris chromosome 2, ddEupLath1.1, whole genome shotgun sequence, the sequence AAATTTGTAAACTTCTGGTTTACTAGAAGATTTGCTTCAATTACAATTGCTAcctaatttttttacttttagttTGAATTTCTATTATAATTGCTAcgtaattattatatttaacaAATTGAATTATTAAGTATTAGTTTAgaaaaataacgaaataaataGGTATCTTCATGAGCATCCCCATTACACATTGGTGCTATGACAATATTTATCTTAATGAATTTAGAAAAGGAATCTGATGACCAATCAAACACCTAAAATAACATTATATATTACAACTTTATAGTACTTGAAGGTATTGAAAATATTAAGTGTTTATTTGTATAAAGTTCGCATTGTAcaagttaaatagaatatgctCATTAATAATGAATATCTATACATAAAATAGATATTAAATTATTAGTTTATAAGCTAAATAAGTGAAACATAAATAGGATTGGTGGCCCTCATGCTTTTCAGGAACACAAATATAGTTTCTCCAAATAGAAATTAACCCAAAATAGAAAAgtcaataatgaaaaaaaatttgaacaagtAATTCCtacaattagttaattaagagATATAAAAGCAACATTTAATTACACAACAAAATACGTAAACAAATCTTAGAAAGATATTCATAAGATAGATATGAAATCCTCTTTAATATTATCACTTCTTTTTACACTTCTGGTTTTGTTATCTAATGTTAAAGTACAGGGTGCACTACTGGATATAACAAAATTTGGAGCAAAACCTAATGCAGACAGTACTCAGGTAAGTAGGTATATATAATGTAAGGTTAGATGTATGTGAtgtgatttaattaattaaaatattgttTGTTTGTTAGGCTCTGATGAGTGCTTGGAAAGACGCATGTGCAGCACCAGGTGCGACTGGGGTGCTAGTTCCGAAAGGAGTATTTAAAGCAAATACAGTCAATTTTGTAGGTCCTTGCAAAGGAGAGATGACTTTTAACCTTCAAGGAACATTACAGGCACCAGATAAAATTGAAACCCCTGGTTGGCTTAGTTTTAAACATGTTGATAAACTCACTATAACTGGGAGTGGAACTCTAGACGGTCAAGGCGAACAAATGTGGAAGACCCAACCTTTGTGTTTTAAGAAAGTAACGGCATGCAAGTCTAAAGCAATTGTAAGATCACTAGCTAACTAGATCATTCGTATTTGTATATATCTACTTATGATTCTAAGTAGCTAATTACATTTCataattgattgattgattgattgtaGAATCTAAGGCTTGATTTCGTAAATACTGGTGTACTCGAAGGTATAACATCCCTCAACAGCAAGAATTTCCATATCAATATCATGTCTTGCAATGATTTCATAGTCCGAAAGGTTAAAATAATTGCACCTGCTGAAAGCCCTAATACAGACGGAATTCATGTTGCAAGATCAAAAGGAGTTACCATTATTGACACTGATATTGGTACTGGTGATGATTGTGTCTCTGTTGGTGATGGAACGACGGACTTAAAAGTAACAAATGTGAAATGTGGACCTGGACATGGAATTAGTGTAGGAAGTTTAGGACTTTATCCAAAAGAGGAACCTGTAACTGGAATCACAGTTTCAGGATGTACCCTTACAAACACTGATAATGGTGTGAGAATTAAATCATGGCCAGACAAATACGGTTGTGACGTATCTGGTATACACTTTTCAGATATTACCATGACAAATGTTGCAAATCCTGTCATTGTAGATATGATGTATTGTCCATACAGTAAATGCAATACTAAGGTACGTAATTCCATTTCCATACCATAAGGGATTGTTTTATTTCCATGGCATATTGTTTTTCTCATATCACTAACCgtgtttaattataattttagggTCCATCAAAGGTCAAGATTACTGATATTTCCTTTAAAGGCATAAAAGGTACAACACCCACTCCCGAAGCCATTAAACTCAATTGTATGCCTGGAAGTTGCAATAAAATAGAACTTGCTAACATTGATCTCAAACAAGTCGGTGGTAAAGGCGTTGCAATAGCTAACTGTAGTAATATTAAGCCAACAATTACGGGAACCTTAAGTCCTAAGGGATGTTAATATCCGCATGCACCCGATTTTTGAccttaattaatataattttcaaTGTGAGCCTGTTTTTTGCAATTTTGattctatatttttaaatgtaaTATTTATCATTTCCGACATTGTATctaaattttattgtttccgaatatattaattagttatgattttgcttttcttttccatataactttatatatcTATACACTTAATTAGttagagggtaaattacacccatggccactgaactttacccattttcacattatggctactcaacttcatttcttcctggtatggccactgaactttacactttttaacaccggtggtcatttaacgtctcaaaacgaccattgacggctaaaattaaaaaatccaaagcgttaatgatattctaaagaactttaattcttgaaaattttcgttttgagatcatttaggtgttgtttagttatgagagagaaagtgacttattagagagagaatgctccaaaaatatgatttttgaaaataaaaaatgtggtttcatagtaaatgtcgttctgaacaactttaattcttgaatattttcattttgagatcgttaacgatcattttgagaagttagttaaaattgagtggccaccggtgttaaaaagtgtaaagttcagtggtcataccgggaagaaatgaagttgagtgaccataatgtgacaatggataaagttcagtggtcatgggtgtaatttatctgttatatatatatatatatatatat encodes:
- the LOC136217535 gene encoding exopolygalacturonase-like — its product is MASYSKHGTKKVRRSLQCNPEIFPKNPKISNEITESPISPDINIDVETFEALESPYENVAHEDVAKPRKVNPKGALLDITKFGAKPNADSTQALMSAWKDACAAPGATGVLVPKGVFKANTVNFVGPCKGEMTFNLQGTLQAPDKIETPGWLSFKHVDKLTITGSGTLDGQGEQMWKTQPLCFKKVTACKSKAINLRLDFVNTGVLEGITSLNSKNFHINIMSCNDFIVRKVKIIAPAESPNTDGIHVARSKGVTIIDTDIGTGDDCVSVGDGTTDLKVTNVKCGPGHGISVGSLGLYPKEEPVTGITVSGCTLTNTDNGVRIKSWPDKYGCDVSGIHFSDITMTNVANPVIVDMMYCPYSKCNTKGPSKVKITDISFKGIKGTTPTPEAIKLNCMPGSCNKIELANIDLKQVGGKGVAIANCSNIKPTITGTLSPKGC